One genomic region from Salvia hispanica cultivar TCC Black 2014 chromosome 2, UniMelb_Shisp_WGS_1.0, whole genome shotgun sequence encodes:
- the LOC125203218 gene encoding uncharacterized protein LOC125203218 has protein sequence MALSLGKLSLIVGAGLVGSVLAKEGRMPNVSDFFSGAFKIVFKQLKQDGPAASRTKPRNDSLMQQVNSLREELQFLASNRSVTIVTGERSASGKYGIVIIAVVVGYGYIWWKGWKISDMMFATRRGLNDACSSVAKQLETVYSSVSVTKNHLSSRIDRVDCKIDEVGDHTTATKDEVSELRGNVKSIDSKFQTVHHVVRSLETKISRIEVRQNQLNSGVENLVGYAWNLENSKSMEQIEGASSSSRPALELPNVSPSRSVSLPIKALGQPPSPSTANGSLKKQAAFLPTASGLKELYGTSDDVGVSDVSSVPLGSNGIRASEDTNIDNTSSGLFGRFSGFSLLSRSRSAVPSAK, from the exons ATGGCGCTTTCTCTCGGCAAGCTCTCGCTCATCGTTGGTGCAG GCCTTGTGGGATCGGTTCTCGCCAAAGAGGGCCGGATGCCTAATGTTTCTGATTTTTTCTCTGGTGCATTTAAG ATCGTTTTCAAGCAACTTAAACAAGATGGTCCTGCTGCTTCCCGAACCAAACCGCGAAATGATTCTTTGATGCAACAG GTTAACAGCCTTCGAGAAGAGCTACAATTCTTGGCATCAAATAGATCTGTTACAATTGTTACTGGAGAACGATCAG CGTCTGGGAAATATGGAATAGTAATTATTGCTGTAGTTGTTGGATATGGCTACATTTGGTGGAAg GGTTGGAAGATTTCTGATATGATGTTTGCAACTAGGCGTGGCTTGAATGATGCATGTTCTTCTGTAGCTAAACAACTTGAGACTGTTTACTCTTCAGTTTCG GTCACTAAAAACCATCTGTCCTCAAGAATTGACCGAGTAGATTGTAAAATTGATGAGGTTGGCGACCATACAACAGCAACGAAAGATGAG GTGTCTGAACTGCGAGGCAATGTGAAATCGATTGATTCAAAATTCCAAACTGTTCATCATGTAGTGCGGTCACTG GAAACTAAGATTAGCAGGATAGAAGTGAGACAG AATCAACTGAACTCTGGAGTGGAAAATTTGGTTGGCTATGCATGGAATCTTGAAAACAGCAAAAGCATGGAGCAAATTGAG GGAGCATCTAGTTCCTCCAGGCCTGCCCTTGAACTGCCAAACGTATCTCCGTCAAGG AGCGTTTCTTTGCCCATCAAGGCTTTAGGCCAGCCACCATCACCATCTACTGCTAATGGATCTCTTAAGAAACAGGCTGCATTTCTGCCTACTGCTTCAGGCCTCAAG GAGCTATATGGAACATCAGATGATGTTGGAGTGTCGGACGTGAGTAGTGTTCCTCTGGGATCAAATGGGATTCGTGCTTCTGAGGATACAAATATAGACAACACATCTAGTGGTTTGTTCGGAAGATTTTCAGGGTTTTCATTGCTGTCAAGAAGCCGCAGTGCGGTGCCATCTGCCAAGTAG